One Thermosphaera aggregans DNA segment encodes these proteins:
- a CDS encoding alanine/glycine:cation symporter family protein: MKDLDIVELIDYIDGLVWGLPAIIILAGTGLAVGILGGFYQIRKFGTAVKTMLYKGTGGRGEVKPFAIWATVMGATVGVGNIAGVSTALHLGGAGALFWMWVCAILGMGLKGVEATLGVWSRRVTPEGRIEGGTPYYIRLVPVIGPALAVLFSIFTFIAAFGIGNMVQANNVALGAEYIGKLFGAETEEQIFQLRLIVGILIMFFTALVVIGGLKRIAEVANYMIPFMAAWYIIFGIGVWIKFGGNFLAGISEIFTYAFTPQAAAGGLSGWVVYSAIRYGFARGLFSNEAGMGSAPNAYAFMTVDHPGRAAFYGVFEVFMDTIVICSITGIANIVARTYIDRPDLSGAALAMETFYRAYGTYAPIILGVALALFAYTTLLSWEWYGEINWTYFWVRTLRLPEKPMRFIWRIIWIIPIIPAAVYGAYFETFWTFSDMANGLMAIPNLIAVAYFTPLALRLIKDFYSRHTVETGEAKK, from the coding sequence GTGAAGGATTTGGATATCGTCGAATTAATAGATTATATCGATGGCCTCGTGTGGGGTCTACCTGCCATAATCATCCTGGCTGGAACAGGACTAGCCGTTGGAATACTAGGAGGATTCTACCAGATAAGAAAGTTTGGCACGGCGGTTAAAACAATGCTGTATAAGGGTACAGGAGGCAGGGGTGAGGTTAAGCCTTTCGCCATCTGGGCCACAGTCATGGGCGCTACCGTCGGTGTCGGAAACATCGCAGGTGTGTCAACCGCTCTACACCTTGGAGGTGCTGGAGCCCTATTCTGGATGTGGGTCTGCGCAATACTTGGAATGGGTTTGAAGGGTGTTGAGGCAACCCTGGGCGTGTGGTCCAGGAGGGTTACCCCGGAGGGAAGGATTGAGGGTGGCACACCATACTACATCAGGCTGGTCCCGGTGATTGGGCCGGCTCTCGCAGTGTTATTCTCAATCTTCACTTTCATAGCGGCATTCGGCATTGGCAACATGGTTCAGGCTAACAATGTCGCGCTCGGAGCTGAGTACATTGGTAAACTATTCGGGGCTGAAACCGAGGAGCAGATCTTCCAGTTAAGGCTGATAGTTGGCATACTGATAATGTTCTTCACAGCCCTCGTCGTCATCGGCGGTCTGAAGAGGATTGCAGAAGTAGCTAACTACATGATCCCGTTCATGGCGGCATGGTACATAATATTCGGAATCGGCGTCTGGATAAAGTTCGGCGGCAACTTCCTCGCAGGCATCTCGGAGATCTTCACATACGCTTTCACACCACAGGCCGCTGCAGGCGGCTTGTCGGGATGGGTTGTCTACAGCGCTATCAGGTACGGTTTCGCGAGAGGGTTGTTCTCTAACGAGGCAGGCATGGGAAGCGCTCCCAACGCCTACGCCTTCATGACAGTAGACCATCCTGGCAGGGCCGCCTTCTACGGCGTCTTCGAGGTGTTTATGGACACGATTGTTATCTGCTCGATCACGGGTATTGCAAACATTGTTGCGAGAACATACATCGACAGACCCGACCTGAGCGGTGCGGCTCTCGCCATGGAGACCTTCTACAGGGCGTACGGTACATACGCCCCCATCATTCTCGGAGTAGCCCTTGCATTGTTCGCCTACACAACACTGCTGTCGTGGGAGTGGTATGGAGAGATTAACTGGACCTACTTCTGGGTTAGGACGCTGAGGCTTCCTGAGAAACCGATGAGGTTTATCTGGAGAATAATTTGGATAATACCCATTATACCTGCCGCCGTGTACGGAGCATACTTTGAAACATTCTGGACCTTCTCAGACATGGCTAACGGCTTGATGGCTATCCCCAACCTAATAGCTGTAGCATACTTCACGCCTCTAGCATTGAGACTGATCAAGGACTTCTACTCAAGGCATACAGTGGAGACCGGGGAGGCTAAAAAGT
- a CDS encoding aspartate aminotransferase family protein — translation MSINPSIPTSKKIDKSLPIVEKYKKYMSQSQAFKYFPIVIAKAKNARIWDLDGNEYIDFLASAASYNIGHSNDAVVKAVKQHLDKFIHYCLYLYHEPVAELSEILVKITPGDYEKKVVIGLSGGDANDTALKAALAYTRRPRIASFTYSYHGTTALDIAVGGSFDPDLRSTIPFHNVFFLEFPDTYRCVNNIEDPVQCGEEYLSMIDTFFKKKYAGESFAAMIIEPVQGDGGVLVPPENFMRGVRKITQEYGMVLIDDEVQTGMGRTGKLFAIEHFNITPDVIVLGKALGGGMPVSAVVGRREIVESAPPQSFFATSAAHASSVAGAIAAVKYVLENKLDEVAAEKGRYLAKRLGELKEKYEVVGDVRGLGLMLGVDIVRDKKSKQPDRTLALKIIWRAWEKGLIMMTYGKYGNVLRIAPPLTIPYEDMDRAVNIIDESIKDAVEGRVPDNVVDYMAAWK, via the coding sequence ATGAGCATAAACCCGTCCATTCCTACCAGTAAGAAAATAGATAAGAGCCTCCCCATCGTGGAGAAGTATAAAAAGTATATGTCGCAGAGCCAAGCATTCAAGTACTTCCCAATCGTAATCGCTAAAGCCAAGAACGCCAGGATATGGGATCTTGACGGGAACGAGTACATAGATTTCCTCGCAAGCGCGGCATCATACAACATCGGGCACTCCAACGATGCCGTGGTCAAAGCTGTTAAGCAACACTTGGACAAGTTCATCCATTACTGTCTCTACCTCTACCACGAGCCCGTGGCAGAGCTTTCAGAAATCCTTGTGAAGATTACACCAGGGGATTATGAGAAAAAGGTTGTAATAGGGTTGAGCGGCGGCGACGCCAACGACACAGCTTTGAAAGCTGCTCTCGCATACACTAGAAGGCCGAGGATAGCATCTTTCACATACTCATACCACGGAACCACTGCCCTAGACATTGCCGTCGGCGGCTCCTTCGACCCCGATCTAAGGAGCACCATACCCTTCCACAACGTATTCTTCCTAGAGTTCCCAGATACCTACAGGTGCGTTAACAACATCGAGGACCCGGTTCAGTGCGGTGAGGAGTATTTAAGCATGATCGACACCTTCTTCAAGAAGAAGTATGCTGGGGAATCCTTCGCGGCAATGATAATAGAGCCGGTTCAGGGCGATGGCGGCGTGCTAGTGCCTCCTGAAAACTTCATGAGAGGGGTTAGGAAGATAACCCAGGAATACGGGATGGTTTTAATAGATGATGAAGTCCAAACCGGGATGGGAAGAACTGGCAAACTCTTCGCAATAGAACACTTCAACATAACCCCCGATGTAATAGTGCTGGGTAAGGCGCTGGGCGGCGGGATGCCCGTGTCGGCAGTGGTTGGTAGAAGGGAGATAGTGGAGTCGGCTCCTCCGCAATCCTTTTTCGCAACATCAGCCGCGCATGCTTCATCCGTGGCTGGCGCGATAGCGGCTGTGAAGTATGTGTTGGAGAACAAGCTGGATGAGGTAGCGGCTGAGAAGGGAAGATATCTTGCGAAAAGGCTTGGGGAGCTGAAGGAGAAGTATGAAGTAGTCGGCGATGTAAGAGGCCTAGGCCTAATGCTCGGAGTTGACATAGTAAGGGATAAGAAGTCGAAGCAGCCTGATAGAACACTAGCGTTGAAAATAATATGGAGAGCGTGGGAGAAAGGATTGATAATGATGACCTACGGCAAATACGGCAACGTGCTAAGGATTGCTCCCCCGTTGACAATACCTTACGAGGACATGGACCGGGCTGTTAACATTATAGATGAATCGATAAAAGACGCCGTAGAGGGCAGGGTGCCCGACAACGTTGTAGACTACATGGCTGCCTGGAAGTAA